The following coding sequences lie in one Oryctolagus cuniculus chromosome 7, mOryCun1.1, whole genome shotgun sequence genomic window:
- the GPX7 gene encoding glutathione peroxidase 7 isoform X1, translating into MVAAVAVAWLLLWATACAQQEQDFYDFKVVNIRGKLVSLEKYRGSVSLVVNVASECGFTEQNYRDLQQLQRDLGPRHFNVLAFPCNQFGQQEPDSNKEIESFARRTYGVSFPMFSKVAVTGTGAHPAFKYLIETSGKEPTWNFWKYLVAPDGKVIGAWDPTVPVEEIRPQITALVRKLILRNREDL; encoded by the exons ATGGtggcggcggtggcggtggcgtgGCTGCTCCTGTGGGCCACGGCCTGCGCGCAGCAGGAGCAGGACTTCTACGACTTCAAGGTGGTCAACATCCGGGGCAAGCTGGTGTCGCTGGAGAAGTACCGCGGCTCG gtGTCTCTGGTGGTGAACGTGGCCAGCGAGTGTGGCTTCACAGAGCAGAACTACCGAGAtctgcagcagctgcagagggACCTGGGTCCCCGCCACTTCAACGTGCTCGCCTTCCCCTGCAACCAGTTTGGCCAACAGGAGCCGGACAGCAACAAGGAGATCGAGAGCTTTGCCCGCCGCACCTACGGGGTCTCTTTCCCCATGTTTAGCAAGGTCGCGGTCACTGGCACTGGTGCCCACCCCGCCTTCAAGTACCTGATAG aGACTTCTGGGAAGGAGCCTACATGGAACTTCTGGAAGTACCTGGTGGCCCCGGATGGGAAGGTGATCGGGGCGTGGGACCCGACGGTGCCGGTGGAGGAGATCAGGCCCCAGATCACCGCGCTTGTGAGGAAGCTCATCCTGCGGAATCGAGAAGACTTGTAG